One window from the genome of Mumia sp. ZJ1417 encodes:
- a CDS encoding ArsC/Spx/MgsR family protein — translation MEIWVNPACSKCRTAVAALDEAGADYTVRRYLEEPPTVDELAAVVQRLGLEPWDVARPKEARDAGLTAIPKDAEHRAEWLAGLVAHPSAIQRPIITTDDGTTVIARDPETLARVVGN, via the coding sequence ATGGAGATCTGGGTGAACCCCGCCTGCAGCAAGTGCCGCACCGCCGTGGCCGCCCTCGACGAGGCCGGTGCGGACTACACCGTACGGCGCTATCTCGAGGAGCCGCCGACGGTCGACGAGCTCGCCGCCGTGGTGCAGCGGCTCGGGCTCGAGCCGTGGGACGTCGCCCGCCCGAAGGAGGCCCGCGACGCCGGGCTGACCGCGATCCCGAAGGACGCCGAGCACCGTGCGGAGTGGCTGGCGGGCCTCGTCGCGCACCCGTCGGCGATCCAGCGCCCGATCATTACCACCGACGACGGCACGACGGTGATCGCGCGCGATCCCGAGACGCTGGCGCGGGTCGTCGGGAACTGA
- a CDS encoding LCP family protein: MNESPTTDETNEPAPDAASAPPQSPRRRHTLRNVLLGLLACVVVLALALGGVAWYLQERLVGQVDRVDDAFTGLENRPAPAQGDGVNILLMGTDRRSDEPTTGDDADSPAWLPGEQRTDSLMVLHVDADREGASIVSIPRDSWVTIPGYGENKINAAFSFAGPSLAVETVEQLTDLRIDHIAIVDWDGFRELTDELGGVEVVVPETVHDSARDKTWEAGTHRMDGEEALLYVRQRYGLPGGDFDRIKRQQNFLRALMGQTLSADTLSSPTKAYGVLDAVTEHLTVDAEWTTGDMRGLLLSLRNLRADDIAFTTAPVKGTGREGAQSVVRLDRDKGRELWGAVREDRAAEWVEANAAGLPASVS, from the coding sequence ATGAACGAGAGCCCCACGACCGACGAGACCAACGAGCCGGCGCCCGACGCGGCGTCGGCACCGCCGCAGTCCCCGCGTCGGCGTCACACGCTGCGCAACGTCCTCCTCGGCCTGCTGGCGTGCGTCGTGGTGCTTGCGCTCGCCCTCGGCGGGGTCGCGTGGTATCTCCAGGAGCGCCTCGTGGGGCAGGTCGACCGTGTCGACGACGCGTTCACCGGGCTGGAGAACCGTCCCGCGCCCGCGCAGGGCGACGGAGTGAACATCTTGCTCATGGGCACCGACCGGCGCTCGGACGAGCCCACGACGGGCGACGACGCCGACTCCCCGGCCTGGCTCCCGGGTGAGCAGCGCACCGACTCGCTGATGGTGCTCCACGTCGACGCCGACCGCGAGGGGGCGTCGATCGTCTCGATCCCGCGCGACTCCTGGGTGACCATCCCCGGGTACGGCGAGAACAAGATCAACGCGGCGTTCTCCTTCGCCGGGCCCTCGCTCGCGGTCGAGACCGTGGAGCAGCTCACCGACCTGCGCATCGACCACATCGCGATCGTCGACTGGGACGGCTTCCGCGAGCTGACCGACGAGCTCGGCGGCGTCGAGGTCGTCGTCCCGGAGACCGTCCATGACTCCGCCCGAGACAAGACGTGGGAGGCCGGGACGCACCGCATGGACGGCGAGGAGGCGCTGCTCTACGTCCGCCAGCGGTACGGACTTCCCGGGGGCGACTTCGACCGGATCAAGCGGCAGCAGAACTTCCTGCGGGCCCTGATGGGTCAGACGCTGTCGGCCGACACCCTGAGCAGCCCCACCAAGGCGTACGGCGTCCTCGACGCGGTGACCGAGCACCTGACCGTCGACGCCGAGTGGACCACGGGCGACATGCGCGGGCTGCTGCTGTCGCTGCGCAACCTGCGTGCCGACGACATCGCGTTCACCACCGCTCCGGTCAAGGGCACCGGGCGCGAGGGCGCCCAGAGCGTTGTCCGGCTCGACCGCGACAAGGGGCGCGAGCTGTGGGGCGCGGTCCGGGAGGACCGGGCCGCCGAGTGGGTCGAGGCCAACGCGGCGGGTCTCCCGGCGTCCGTCAGCTGA
- a CDS encoding Fur family transcriptional regulator — translation MPGTKIWDAESELRGAGMRVTRQRIAVLSALRERPHASAETLIAMTRDALGSVSVQAVYDVLAACTERGLVRRIQPAGSPALFETRTADNHHHLVCEVCGRIDDVDCAVGSAPCLVPSDTHGYDIAAAEVVFWGTCAPCGSREPAIVGATSDRGVNDD, via the coding sequence GTGCCGGGGACCAAGATCTGGGATGCCGAGTCGGAGCTGCGCGGCGCTGGGATGAGGGTGACGCGCCAGCGGATCGCCGTCCTGAGCGCCCTGCGCGAGCGCCCGCACGCGAGCGCCGAGACCCTCATCGCGATGACCCGCGACGCGCTCGGCTCGGTGTCCGTCCAGGCGGTGTACGACGTGCTGGCCGCGTGCACGGAGCGCGGCCTCGTACGGCGGATCCAGCCGGCGGGATCCCCGGCGCTGTTCGAGACCCGGACAGCCGACAACCACCACCACCTCGTGTGCGAGGTCTGCGGGCGTATCGACGACGTCGACTGCGCGGTCGGGTCCGCGCCGTGCCTCGTACCGAGCGACACGCACGGGTACGACATCGCGGCCGCCGAGGTCGTGTTCTGGGGGACGTGCGCCCCGTGCGGCTCCCGTGAGCCGGCGATCGTCGGTGCCACCAGCGACAGGGGAGTGAACGATGACTGA
- a CDS encoding ScyD/ScyE family protein, with translation MRRAPVLVVGAATALTLGLAIAPAQAHGGHKPPRPPAATTVADGLFTALSSAVARDGTAYVTQNFSGTLTKIPKRGARSDIYQATPPAGSEQPPEVGGVSVARSKVLFAETGFSGDPENPGGFTGIKSIDRRGTVKVVADTGAYEIANNPDGDVVYGARGISAECAAQWPAPDPETGEGPPPSTYTGDVNPHPYATLPGPFGTTFVADAGANSIQRISASGRITTLALMPGQPLKITAELAGAFGIPACAVGLSYYFDPVPTDVEWGPDGWLYVSLLPGGPEDPSLGARGAVYKVNPVSGRTVKVAGGFLGATNLAVTPKGDIYVAEIFGNQLSVLKRGSRTPKPFAPLPWATSVEYAGGSLYATSSPELEDLFAGRPPAPESTLVKYRLSQHRHRR, from the coding sequence ATGAGACGAGCACCTGTCCTCGTCGTCGGTGCCGCAACGGCGCTGACGCTCGGCCTCGCGATCGCGCCTGCTCAGGCGCACGGCGGTCACAAGCCGCCCAGGCCACCGGCTGCCACGACGGTGGCCGACGGATTGTTCACCGCCCTGAGCTCGGCCGTCGCCCGCGACGGAACGGCGTACGTGACCCAGAACTTCTCCGGCACCCTCACCAAGATCCCCAAGCGAGGAGCCCGGAGCGACATCTACCAGGCGACGCCGCCGGCGGGCTCTGAGCAGCCGCCCGAGGTCGGTGGCGTGTCGGTCGCGCGCAGCAAGGTCCTGTTCGCGGAGACGGGCTTCTCCGGCGATCCGGAGAACCCGGGCGGGTTCACCGGCATCAAGTCGATCGACAGGCGCGGAACCGTCAAGGTCGTCGCGGACACCGGGGCGTACGAGATCGCGAACAACCCCGACGGCGACGTCGTCTACGGTGCGCGCGGCATCAGCGCCGAGTGCGCGGCGCAGTGGCCCGCACCCGATCCGGAGACGGGAGAGGGCCCGCCGCCCTCCACGTACACCGGTGACGTCAACCCGCACCCGTACGCGACGCTGCCGGGGCCGTTCGGCACCACCTTCGTCGCCGACGCGGGCGCGAACTCGATCCAGCGGATCAGCGCGAGCGGGCGGATCACGACGCTGGCGCTCATGCCCGGGCAGCCGCTGAAGATCACCGCCGAGCTCGCGGGGGCGTTCGGGATCCCGGCGTGCGCGGTCGGCCTGTCGTACTACTTCGACCCGGTGCCGACCGACGTCGAGTGGGGACCCGACGGCTGGCTCTATGTGTCGCTGCTGCCCGGCGGTCCTGAGGACCCGAGCCTCGGTGCGCGCGGCGCGGTCTACAAGGTCAACCCGGTCTCCGGCCGGACCGTGAAGGTCGCGGGCGGCTTCCTCGGCGCGACGAACCTCGCGGTGACGCCGAAGGGCGACATCTACGTGGCGGAGATCTTCGGCAACCAGCTGTCCGTGCTCAAGCGCGGCAGCCGTACGCCGAAGCCGTTCGCGCCGCTGCCGTGGGCGACCTCGGTCGAGTACGCCGGCGGCTCGCTGTACGCGACGTCGTCGCCCGAGCTCGAGGACCTGTTCGCCGGCAGGCCGCCAGCACCGGAGTCGACGCTCGTGAAGTACAGGCTGTCGCAGCACCGTCACCGCCGCTGA
- the mfd gene encoding transcription-repair coupling factor: MSLHALAEVVAADPTLARTVADRRAGVTALDLSAPPSLRPFLAAALAPASPVVLVVTATAREAEELSEEIGSLIGPDLVADFPAWETLPHERLSPRSDTVGRRLAVLRRISHPGSTPDAGPLKVVVAPIRSVLQPQVKGLADLVPVTLRRGDEADLEDLVRGLADAAYSRVDLVTKRGEFAVRGGIIDVFPPTEDHPLRVEFFGDEVDEIRHFSVADQRSTDPVDHVWAPPCRELLLTDEVRARARELADAHPELAEMLDKLAEGVAVEGMESLAPALVDGMELLVDLLPSDATVLVCDPERVRTRAHDLVATSEEFLAASWAAAAGGGKAPIDLGAAAYWSLGDVRQHTLASGRAWWSTSPFVRDEEVSTGSVSTGSTTGGSVSTGSTIGDADSVNLPFAPTPSYRGEVERALVDLKGWLSAGTRVALVTPGEGQAARSVEVLGEHDIPGRFHASITADDLTPHLVHVVCGEIDHGFVAEGVDLVVLTQDDLVGQTAAAPRDDRKMPSRRKKQIDPLELTPGDYVVHEQHGVGKYVEMMQRTVQGAVREYLVIEYAASKRGQPADRLFVPTDQLDQVTRYVGGEQPSLDRLGGADWNKRKSRARKAVKQIAGELIKLYAARQATQGHTFGADTPWQRELEDAFPYHETPDQLATIDEVKRDMERPVPMDRLVCGDVGYGKTEIAVRAAFKAIQDGMQVIVLVPTTLLVQQHFATFSERYAQFPVVLKALSRFQTEKESKEVLDGLANGSVDLVIGTHRLLQKGVKIPKLGLVVVDEEQRFGVEHKEALKTLRAAVDVLSMSATPIPRTLEMAVTGIREMSTIQTPPEERHPVLSFVGPYEDRQVVAAIRRELLRDGQAFYIHNRVNSMDKAVKRLHDLVPEARIAMAHGQMGEHQLEQIMLDFWEKKYDVLVCSTIVESGLDVSNANTMIVERADMLGLSQLHQLRGRVGRSRERAYAYFLYPPEKPLTETAHERLSTIAQHSELGGGMAIAMKDLEIRGAGNLLGGEQSGHIADVGFDLYVRLVGEAVAEYRGDQGEDVHEVKLELPVDAHLPHDYVPSERLRLEMYKRLADVRTDEEVAEVRDELVDRYGEPPAAVDALLGVARLRVRARDVGISELTVAGNNIRISGVDLPESRQMRLKRVYPGSVVKATAQLLLVPRPKTAKVAGQPLRDAELMDWCRTLIDTVIAPSAP, translated from the coding sequence ATGTCCTTGCACGCCTTGGCCGAGGTCGTCGCCGCCGATCCCACGCTCGCCCGTACGGTCGCAGACCGTCGCGCGGGCGTGACGGCGCTCGACCTGTCGGCCCCTCCGTCCCTGCGTCCGTTCCTCGCCGCTGCCCTGGCGCCGGCGAGCCCGGTCGTGCTCGTCGTGACCGCGACTGCCCGCGAGGCAGAGGAGCTGAGCGAGGAGATCGGGTCGCTCATCGGCCCGGATCTCGTCGCGGACTTCCCTGCGTGGGAGACCCTGCCGCACGAGCGGCTGTCGCCCCGCTCGGACACCGTCGGCCGACGCCTCGCGGTGCTGCGACGCATCTCGCATCCCGGCTCCACCCCGGACGCGGGCCCGCTCAAGGTCGTCGTCGCGCCGATCCGGTCGGTGCTCCAGCCCCAGGTCAAGGGCCTGGCCGACCTCGTGCCGGTCACGCTGCGGCGTGGCGACGAGGCCGACCTCGAGGACCTGGTCCGCGGCCTCGCAGACGCGGCGTACTCGCGTGTCGACCTGGTGACCAAGCGGGGCGAGTTCGCCGTCCGCGGCGGCATCATCGACGTGTTCCCGCCGACCGAGGACCACCCGTTGCGTGTCGAGTTCTTCGGCGACGAGGTCGACGAGATCCGCCACTTCTCGGTCGCCGACCAGCGCTCGACCGATCCTGTCGACCACGTGTGGGCGCCGCCGTGCCGCGAGCTGCTGCTCACCGACGAGGTCCGGGCGCGGGCCCGCGAGCTCGCCGACGCGCACCCCGAGCTCGCCGAGATGCTCGACAAGCTGGCCGAGGGGGTGGCGGTCGAGGGCATGGAGTCGCTCGCGCCCGCTCTCGTCGACGGCATGGAGCTGCTGGTCGACCTGTTGCCGTCCGACGCGACGGTGCTCGTCTGCGACCCCGAGCGTGTCCGTACGAGGGCGCACGACCTCGTGGCGACGAGCGAGGAGTTCCTCGCGGCGTCCTGGGCGGCCGCTGCCGGCGGCGGCAAGGCGCCGATCGACCTCGGCGCGGCGGCGTACTGGAGCCTCGGCGACGTCCGCCAGCACACCCTCGCGTCCGGGCGGGCCTGGTGGTCCACGTCGCCGTTCGTGAGGGACGAGGAGGTTTCGACAGGCTCGGTTTCGACAGGCTCAACCACCGGTGGCTCGGTTTCGACAGGCTCAACCATCGGGGACGCCGACAGCGTCAACCTGCCGTTCGCGCCGACCCCGTCATACCGCGGCGAGGTCGAGCGCGCCCTGGTCGACCTCAAGGGCTGGCTGTCCGCGGGCACCCGCGTCGCGCTCGTGACGCCGGGCGAAGGGCAGGCGGCGCGCAGCGTGGAGGTGCTCGGCGAGCACGACATCCCGGGCCGGTTCCACGCCTCGATCACCGCCGACGACCTCACCCCCCACCTCGTCCATGTGGTCTGCGGCGAGATCGACCACGGCTTCGTCGCCGAAGGCGTCGACCTCGTCGTCCTCACCCAGGACGACCTCGTCGGTCAGACCGCCGCCGCGCCGCGCGACGACCGCAAGATGCCCTCGCGGCGCAAGAAGCAGATCGACCCGCTCGAGCTGACCCCCGGCGACTACGTCGTCCACGAGCAGCACGGCGTCGGCAAGTACGTCGAGATGATGCAGCGGACGGTGCAGGGCGCGGTCCGCGAGTACCTCGTCATCGAGTACGCCGCCTCCAAGCGCGGCCAGCCGGCGGACCGGCTCTTCGTGCCGACCGACCAGCTCGACCAGGTCACCCGCTACGTCGGCGGCGAGCAGCCGAGTCTCGACCGGCTCGGCGGCGCCGACTGGAACAAGCGCAAGTCGCGTGCGCGCAAGGCGGTCAAGCAGATCGCCGGCGAGCTCATCAAGCTGTACGCCGCGCGGCAGGCGACGCAGGGCCACACGTTCGGCGCGGACACCCCGTGGCAGCGCGAGCTCGAGGACGCCTTCCCGTACCACGAGACGCCCGACCAGCTCGCGACGATCGACGAGGTCAAGCGCGACATGGAGCGGCCCGTCCCGATGGACCGGCTGGTCTGCGGCGACGTCGGCTACGGCAAGACCGAGATCGCGGTGCGTGCGGCGTTCAAGGCGATCCAGGACGGCATGCAGGTCATCGTCCTGGTGCCGACGACGCTGCTCGTGCAGCAGCACTTCGCGACGTTCTCCGAGCGCTACGCCCAGTTCCCGGTCGTTCTCAAGGCGCTGTCGCGGTTCCAGACCGAGAAGGAGTCCAAGGAGGTCCTCGACGGGCTGGCCAACGGCTCGGTCGACCTCGTCATCGGCACGCACCGCCTGCTCCAGAAGGGCGTCAAGATCCCCAAGCTCGGGCTCGTCGTCGTCGACGAGGAGCAGCGCTTCGGCGTCGAGCACAAGGAGGCGCTCAAGACGCTGCGCGCCGCGGTGGACGTCTTGTCGATGTCGGCGACTCCGATCCCGCGCACGCTCGAGATGGCCGTGACAGGCATCCGCGAGATGTCGACGATCCAGACCCCGCCGGAGGAGCGGCACCCGGTGCTCAGCTTCGTCGGCCCGTACGAGGACCGGCAGGTCGTGGCGGCGATCCGGCGCGAGCTGCTGCGCGACGGGCAGGCGTTCTACATCCACAACCGGGTCAACTCGATGGACAAGGCCGTCAAACGGCTCCACGACCTCGTGCCCGAGGCCCGCATCGCGATGGCGCACGGGCAGATGGGCGAGCACCAGCTCGAGCAGATCATGCTCGACTTCTGGGAGAAGAAGTACGACGTGCTGGTCTGCTCGACGATCGTGGAGTCGGGCCTGGACGTCTCCAACGCCAACACGATGATCGTGGAGCGGGCCGACATGCTCGGTCTCTCGCAGCTGCACCAGCTCCGTGGACGCGTCGGGCGTTCGCGCGAGCGGGCCTACGCCTACTTCCTCTACCCGCCGGAGAAGCCCCTCACCGAGACCGCGCACGAGCGGCTCTCGACGATCGCGCAGCACTCCGAGCTCGGCGGCGGCATGGCGATTGCGATGAAGGACCTCGAGATCCGCGGTGCCGGCAACCTGCTCGGCGGGGAGCAGTCGGGCCACATCGCCGACGTCGGGTTCGACCTGTACGTCCGGCTGGTCGGCGAGGCCGTCGCGGAGTACCGCGGCGATCAGGGTGAGGACGTGCACGAGGTCAAGCTCGAGCTCCCCGTCGACGCGCACCTGCCGCACGACTACGTGCCGAGTGAGCGGCTGCGCCTCGAGATGTACAAGCGCCTCGCCGACGTCCGTACCGACGAGGAGGTCGCCGAGGTGCGCGACGAGCTCGTCGACCGGTACGGCGAGCCGCCCGCTGCGGTCGACGCGCTGCTCGGTGTCGCCCGGCTGCGGGTGCGGGCCCGCGACGTCGGCATCTCCGAGCTCACGGTGGCGGGCAACAACATCCGGATCTCCGGAGTCGACCTGCCGGAGTCGCGCCAGATGCGGCTCAAGCGTGTCTATCCGGGCTCGGTGGTCAAGGCCACGGCGCAGCTCCTGCTCGTGCCGCGGCCCAAGACCGCGAAGGTCGCGGGTCAGCCGCTGCGTGACGCCGAGCTGATGGACTGGTGCCGCACGCTGATCGACACCGTCATCGCTCCCTCCGCCCCCTGA
- a CDS encoding 3'(2'),5'-bisphosphate nucleotidase CysQ — MTFADDGALAVWLAEQAGTELLEVRRGGLEGKALKDAGDAASQAVLARLLAEHRPGDAVLSEEAADDAARIAAERVWIIDPLDGTREFSEPPRDDWAVHVALWERGDLTVGAVAQPALGETFSTASPLTVPSRGEGPVRIAVSRSRPPAFVGELAEEIGAELVPMGSAGVKVMSVVRDLTDVYVHAGGQYEWDSAAPVVVARAAGLHTSRADGRPLEYNRENPWLPDLLVCRPELAETVASFVAGRLG; from the coding sequence ATGACGTTCGCTGACGACGGCGCCCTGGCAGTCTGGCTGGCCGAGCAGGCCGGCACCGAGCTCCTGGAGGTCCGCCGCGGCGGGCTGGAGGGCAAGGCGCTCAAGGACGCCGGTGACGCGGCGAGCCAGGCGGTCCTCGCGCGGCTGCTGGCCGAGCACCGGCCGGGCGACGCCGTCCTCAGTGAGGAGGCCGCCGACGACGCGGCCCGCATCGCCGCCGAGCGTGTGTGGATCATCGACCCGCTCGACGGCACGCGCGAGTTCTCCGAGCCGCCTCGCGACGACTGGGCCGTCCACGTCGCGCTGTGGGAGCGCGGTGACCTGACCGTCGGCGCGGTCGCGCAGCCCGCGCTGGGGGAGACCTTCAGCACCGCGTCGCCGCTCACCGTGCCGTCGCGGGGCGAGGGGCCGGTCCGGATCGCGGTCAGCCGCAGCCGCCCTCCGGCGTTCGTCGGCGAGCTGGCCGAGGAGATCGGCGCCGAGCTGGTCCCGATGGGGTCTGCCGGGGTCAAGGTGATGTCGGTGGTCCGGGACCTCACCGATGTCTACGTCCACGCGGGCGGTCAGTACGAGTGGGACTCGGCTGCGCCGGTCGTGGTCGCCCGCGCCGCCGGTCTGCACACCAGCCGTGCGGACGGTCGTCCGCTGGAGTACAACCGCGAGAACCCGTGGCTTCCGGACCTCCTCGTCTGCCGTCCCGAGCTGGCCGAGACCGTCGCCTCGTTCGTCGCCGGCCGCCTGGGCTGA
- a CDS encoding MazG family protein, translating into MRILVTSPRVAPGLLTAAGWDALREASLVLAPEDDPTVEAVRAAGVDVRVEPLGRLDDVSADTVWIAPTGDVEWAHALADTLLARSESGTEPVGEVEIVFGSYDLPGARLLDLVAVMDQLRVECPWTREQTHASLQQYLLEESYEVLDALDRGDTDELREELGDLLMQVVFHAAVAARPVDGVSDDGWDIDDVAAGIVEKLVRRNPHVFGDGDAATADEVDAAWQRLKATEKQRTSVLDGVPPTLPALAYADKVVGRLQRAGEVAAPAGDSLGERLLALVIEARAAGQDPEAALRRTVNALVPSVE; encoded by the coding sequence GTGAGGATCCTCGTCACCAGCCCGCGTGTCGCTCCCGGCCTGCTGACGGCAGCGGGGTGGGACGCGCTCCGTGAAGCCTCGCTCGTCCTCGCCCCTGAGGACGATCCGACTGTCGAGGCCGTGCGCGCAGCAGGCGTCGACGTGCGCGTCGAGCCGCTCGGCCGACTGGACGACGTGTCCGCCGACACCGTCTGGATCGCCCCGACCGGCGATGTGGAGTGGGCCCACGCCCTGGCCGACACGCTTCTGGCCCGCTCCGAGAGCGGCACCGAACCCGTCGGTGAGGTCGAGATCGTCTTCGGGTCGTACGACCTCCCGGGCGCGCGGCTGCTCGACCTCGTGGCGGTGATGGACCAGCTGCGCGTCGAGTGCCCCTGGACGCGCGAGCAGACGCACGCCTCGCTCCAGCAGTACCTGCTCGAGGAGTCGTACGAGGTGCTCGACGCGCTCGACCGCGGCGACACCGACGAGCTGCGCGAGGAGCTCGGCGACCTCCTCATGCAGGTCGTGTTCCACGCGGCGGTCGCCGCACGACCGGTCGACGGCGTGAGCGACGACGGCTGGGACATCGACGACGTCGCCGCCGGGATCGTCGAGAAGCTCGTCCGCCGCAACCCCCACGTCTTCGGCGACGGCGACGCGGCCACGGCCGACGAGGTCGATGCCGCGTGGCAGCGGCTCAAGGCGACCGAGAAGCAGCGGACCTCGGTGCTCGACGGTGTGCCCCCGACGCTGCCCGCGCTGGCGTACGCTGACAAGGTCGTGGGGCGGCTGCAGCGCGCAGGCGAGGTGGCGGCGCCAGCGGGTGACTCGCTCGGAGAGCGCCTGCTCGCCCTGGTGATCGAGGCGCGGGCGGCGGGTCAGGACCCGGAGGCTGCGCTGCGCCGTACGGTCAACGCCCTGGTGCCGTCGGTCGAGTAG
- a CDS encoding catalase encodes MTDPTTTNAGIPVESDELSLTQGDLGSIVLHDHYLIEKMAQFNRERVPERVVHAKGSGAFGELEITGDVSAYTKASLFQPGKKTPMVARFSTVAGEQGSPDTWRDPRGFALKFYTDEGNYDMVGNNTPVFFVRDPMKFQDFIRSQKRMPDSGLRDHNMQWDFWSLSPESAHQVIWLMGDRGIPRSYRNMDGFSSHTYQWINEAGDRFWVRYHFKTKQGIDFLTQEDADRLAGSDPDLHRKDLFDAIADGNFPSWSLEVQIVPFEEAESYRFNIFDLTKTISQKDYPRIPVGTMTLNENPQNFFAQIEQAAFEPSNLVPGVFISPDKMLLGRVFSYADTHRYRIGTNYTQLPVNAPKSPVHTYSKEGAMRYAWNDPSLPVYAPNSYGGPAADTQRLTDGKGWAASGEQIRAPYDLHPEDDDFGQPGTLYREVLDDAARARLAHNIAGHLADGVTDEVLQRVWVYLGNVDVDLATAVQKEMGTL; translated from the coding sequence ATGACTGATCCGACCACCACGAACGCGGGGATCCCGGTCGAGAGCGACGAGCTCTCGCTGACGCAGGGAGACCTCGGATCGATCGTGCTGCACGACCACTACCTGATCGAGAAGATGGCGCAGTTCAACCGCGAACGGGTGCCCGAGCGGGTCGTGCACGCGAAGGGTTCGGGCGCGTTCGGTGAGCTCGAGATCACCGGTGACGTGAGTGCCTACACGAAGGCCTCGCTCTTCCAGCCGGGCAAGAAGACCCCGATGGTGGCGCGCTTCTCGACCGTCGCGGGGGAGCAGGGGAGCCCCGACACGTGGCGCGACCCCCGTGGCTTCGCGCTGAAGTTCTACACCGACGAGGGCAACTACGACATGGTCGGCAACAACACGCCGGTCTTCTTCGTCCGCGACCCGATGAAGTTCCAGGACTTCATCCGCTCGCAGAAGCGAATGCCCGACTCCGGCCTGCGCGACCACAACATGCAGTGGGACTTCTGGAGCCTGTCCCCGGAGTCGGCGCACCAGGTGATCTGGCTGATGGGCGACCGGGGCATCCCGAGGTCGTACCGGAACATGGACGGCTTCAGCTCCCACACGTACCAGTGGATCAACGAAGCCGGCGACCGCTTCTGGGTGCGCTACCACTTCAAGACCAAGCAGGGCATCGACTTCCTGACGCAGGAGGACGCCGACCGGCTCGCCGGGAGCGACCCTGACCTGCACCGCAAGGACCTCTTCGACGCGATCGCCGACGGCAACTTCCCGAGCTGGTCGCTCGAGGTGCAGATCGTGCCGTTCGAGGAGGCGGAGTCGTACCGGTTCAACATCTTCGACCTCACCAAGACGATCTCGCAGAAGGACTACCCGCGGATCCCGGTCGGGACGATGACGCTCAACGAGAACCCGCAGAACTTCTTCGCACAGATCGAGCAGGCAGCCTTCGAGCCCAGCAACCTCGTCCCCGGCGTGTTCATCAGCCCGGACAAGATGCTGCTCGGCCGCGTGTTCTCGTACGCCGACACGCACCGCTACCGGATCGGCACCAACTACACGCAGCTGCCGGTGAACGCACCGAAGTCGCCGGTGCACACCTACTCCAAGGAGGGGGCGATGCGATACGCGTGGAACGACCCGTCGCTCCCGGTCTACGCGCCCAACTCGTACGGGGGCCCCGCGGCGGACACGCAGCGCCTCACCGACGGCAAGGGCTGGGCCGCGTCCGGCGAGCAGATCCGTGCTCCGTACGACCTGCACCCCGAGGACGACGACTTCGGGCAGCCGGGCACGCTCTACCGCGAGGTGCTCGACGACGCCGCGCGCGCCCGCCTCGCCCACAACATCGCGGGGCACCTCGCGGACGGCGTGACGGACGAGGTGCTGCAGCGGGTATGGGTCTATCTCGGCAACGTCGACGTCGACCTCGCGACCGCGGTCCAGAAGGAGATGGGCACGCTCTAG